One Terriglobia bacterium DNA segment encodes these proteins:
- a CDS encoding cell division protein FtsL, which translates to MAAGAWTSPAVGRRPCAPEIYIAKHIDNSRLVKVTDHERNREMGMFTVALVVLFALVIGYAWQHFSAIEYGYRIEALRAQRDGVAELNRALRLEEASLRDPERIDALAQQMGLVAPQAGQILRMDSGDDRDPGGPVMARVSVVMPTVQY; encoded by the coding sequence ATGGCGGCCGGAGCGTGGACTTCGCCGGCGGTGGGACGGCGCCCCTGTGCGCCGGAGATCTACATCGCCAAGCACATCGACAACTCGCGGCTCGTGAAGGTGACCGACCACGAGCGCAACCGCGAGATGGGGATGTTCACCGTGGCGCTGGTGGTGCTGTTCGCGCTGGTGATCGGCTACGCCTGGCAGCATTTCAGCGCCATCGAGTACGGCTACCGCATCGAGGCGCTGCGGGCGCAACGAGACGGAGTGGCGGAACTGAACCGTGCGCTGCGGCTTGAGGAAGCCTCGCTGCGCGATCCCGAGCGCATCGACGCCCTGGCCCAGCAGATGGGTCTGGTGGCGCCGCAGGCCGGGCAGATCCTGCGTATGGATTCGGGCGACGACCGCGACCCCGGCGGTCCGGTGATGGCGCGCGTTTCCGTGGTGATGCCGACGGTCCAGTACTAG
- a CDS encoding UDP-N-acetylmuramoyl-L-alanyl-D-glutamate--2,6-diaminopimelate ligase: MTFLELLDGADVLFQQGNPAVSGLQYDSRRIRPGDVFLAMHGETTDGNRYIDKAIAAGAVAVVTDSKEEKPREKVAWAKISHGRRAMGRLSANLYRNPAQKLAITGVTGTNGKTTVALLVESIFRAAGRQCALVGTIEYHVAGEVLAAPHTTPESLELNQLFAKAAGLGVTETAMEVSSHALAQQRVFGIPYDVAVFTNLTRDHLDFHRHMDDYFAAKSVLFQGCGTEPPRVSVLNLEDEYGKRLAKASRSAETVTYGLEGGDFHAAGVDISSSGTRFDIVTGTTTIPVFSPLIGRVNVFNILAAAAAATARGCSSEQIAKGVEALERVPGRFERVNAGQPFSLVVDYAHTDDALRNLTALAREFVGGRGRRGRVITVFGCGGDRDRTKRPLMGEAAGKGSDLVIVTSDNPRSEDPLTIIQDAVVGLQRTGTSYTVEPDRRKAIALAVGDAKAGDIVLVAGKGHEKVQVTRDGAAPFDDVEVAREALRAAGYAAVGAARDGNT; the protein is encoded by the coding sequence ATGACCTTCCTCGAACTGCTGGACGGAGCGGACGTGCTCTTTCAGCAAGGCAATCCGGCCGTCAGCGGCTTGCAATACGATTCCCGGCGCATTCGTCCCGGGGACGTATTCCTGGCCATGCACGGCGAGACCACCGACGGGAATCGCTACATCGACAAAGCGATCGCTGCCGGCGCAGTCGCCGTGGTCACGGACTCAAAGGAAGAAAAGCCGCGCGAGAAGGTCGCCTGGGCGAAGATCTCCCATGGCCGGCGTGCCATGGGCCGCCTCAGCGCCAACCTCTATCGAAACCCTGCGCAGAAGCTGGCCATCACGGGCGTGACCGGCACCAACGGTAAAACCACCGTCGCTTTGCTCGTGGAATCGATCTTTCGCGCTGCCGGACGCCAGTGCGCGCTGGTGGGGACCATCGAGTACCACGTCGCCGGAGAGGTGCTAGCGGCGCCGCATACCACGCCGGAATCGCTCGAACTCAACCAGCTCTTTGCCAAGGCGGCGGGGCTCGGCGTCACCGAAACCGCCATGGAGGTCTCTTCGCACGCCCTGGCACAGCAGCGTGTCTTCGGCATCCCGTACGATGTCGCCGTGTTCACCAACCTCACGCGCGACCACCTCGACTTCCATCGCCACATGGACGATTACTTCGCCGCGAAAAGCGTTCTTTTCCAGGGCTGCGGCACCGAGCCTCCGCGCGTCAGCGTGCTGAATCTCGAGGACGAATACGGAAAGCGCCTGGCGAAGGCCAGCAGGTCGGCCGAGACTGTCACGTATGGCTTGGAAGGTGGTGACTTCCACGCGGCGGGCGTAGACATCAGCAGCAGCGGCACGCGCTTCGATATCGTCACCGGCACGACCACCATCCCCGTGTTCTCGCCACTGATCGGGCGGGTGAACGTCTTCAACATCCTGGCCGCGGCGGCCGCCGCTACCGCGCGCGGCTGCTCCTCGGAACAGATTGCAAAAGGTGTCGAGGCCCTGGAGCGCGTGCCCGGGCGTTTCGAGCGGGTCAATGCCGGGCAGCCGTTCTCGCTAGTGGTGGACTACGCGCATACCGACGACGCACTGCGCAATCTCACCGCGCTGGCGCGCGAGTTCGTCGGCGGACGCGGGCGCCGCGGGCGGGTGATCACCGTCTTCGGCTGTGGCGGTGACCGCGACCGCACCAAGCGGCCGCTCATGGGCGAGGCGGCGGGCAAGGGCAGCGATCTCGTGATCGTTACCTCCGACAACCCGCGCAGCGAGGACCCGCTCACCATCATCCAGGACGCGGTGGTGGGTCTCCAGCGCACCGGGACCAGCTACACGGTCGAGCCGGACCGCCGCAAAGCCATCGCACTCGCCGTCGGTGATGCGAAAGCCGGCGACATCGTTCTCGTCGCGGGCAAGGGCCATGAGAAGGTCCAGGTCACGCGCGATGGCGCCGCCCCGTTCGACGACGTTGAAGTCGCGCGCGAAGCGCTTCGCGCCGCCGGCTACGCCGCTGTGGGCGCGGCCAGGGACGGCAACACATGA
- a CDS encoding transpeptidase family protein — MPANSAAIATRRLYVLAGILIVWLIAIGFRLVYLQVLHYGDFAQQARRQQQRSIEVAPKRGIIYDRNGHELAMSVQVDSIFAVPSEIPDQQSTAAILARVLKLDADDILARMKSSRAFSWIARKVDAQDSERVRALNLKGIYFQKESKRFYPKRELAAQALGYVGLDDEGLGGLEREYDDQLHGRPGKMLISVDAKRRWFGRVERQPDSGKNLVLTIDEKIQYIAERELERAMRETRAEGATIIVQNPHTGEVLALANRPTFNPNVFGKVPAQALKNRAVSDVYEPGSTFKIVTIAAALEEKVTRPEEMIDCQEGAIQIGGLRIRDHEKFGMLSVSDIVTHSSDVGAIKVGLRLGDERFDHYIRAFGFGSQSGIELPGETRGLAKPVSRWSKVSIGAISMGQEIGISAVQLAAMVSTIANDGLYTPPRIVAGSTPSNAPLQRVAFHVPKQRRVISPLTAVEMKKMLESVVLHGTGRKALLDGYTSAGKTGTAQKVDPATGAYSKSKYIGSFAGFAPVNEPAITVVVIIDSAQGLHQGGQVAAPVWTRVTQQVLAYLNVPQDADARNSPQRRMLLAKVKDEDLDESSPDRLGGGAEIVDAEAAPTPEVKVPAKVPSPEVAATAKVLNVALKTRSPAPSGPAPPLTAPAGPPMQTSGTVVVDTEGGVIVPSLLGKGVRSALEIAQQTGIEIDVVGNGIAREQMPPPGSRIPAGGHVAVRFSR; from the coding sequence ATGCCAGCGAACAGCGCGGCCATCGCAACCCGGCGTCTCTATGTCCTCGCAGGGATCCTTATTGTCTGGCTCATCGCCATCGGCTTCCGTCTCGTCTACCTCCAGGTCCTGCACTACGGCGATTTTGCGCAGCAGGCGCGGCGGCAGCAGCAGCGCTCCATCGAAGTCGCGCCCAAGCGCGGCATCATCTACGACCGCAACGGCCACGAGCTGGCCATGTCGGTGCAGGTCGACTCGATCTTCGCCGTGCCCTCGGAGATCCCCGATCAGCAGAGTACGGCGGCGATCCTTGCCAGGGTGCTGAAGCTCGATGCCGACGACATCCTGGCGCGCATGAAGTCCTCGCGCGCCTTCAGTTGGATCGCGCGCAAGGTGGACGCCCAGGACAGCGAGCGCGTGCGGGCACTGAATCTCAAAGGTATTTACTTCCAGAAGGAGTCCAAGCGCTTCTATCCCAAGCGCGAGCTGGCGGCACAGGCGCTCGGCTACGTTGGCCTCGACGACGAAGGCCTGGGCGGGCTGGAGCGCGAGTACGACGATCAGCTGCACGGGCGGCCGGGGAAGATGCTCATTTCCGTGGACGCCAAGCGCCGCTGGTTCGGGCGCGTGGAGCGCCAGCCCGACAGCGGCAAGAACCTCGTCCTCACCATCGACGAAAAGATCCAGTACATCGCGGAGCGCGAACTGGAGCGCGCCATGCGGGAGACCCGGGCCGAAGGTGCGACCATCATCGTGCAGAACCCGCACACCGGGGAGGTGCTGGCGCTGGCCAACCGGCCGACCTTCAATCCCAACGTCTTCGGAAAGGTGCCGGCGCAGGCGCTGAAGAACCGCGCGGTATCGGACGTGTACGAGCCCGGTTCGACCTTCAAGATCGTGACCATCGCCGCGGCACTGGAAGAGAAGGTCACTCGCCCCGAGGAGATGATCGATTGCCAGGAGGGCGCGATCCAGATCGGCGGCCTGCGCATCCGCGACCATGAGAAGTTCGGTATGCTCAGCGTTTCCGACATCGTGACGCACTCCAGCGACGTAGGCGCCATCAAGGTGGGCCTGCGGCTGGGTGATGAGCGCTTCGACCACTACATCCGCGCCTTCGGCTTCGGCTCGCAGAGCGGGATCGAGCTGCCGGGCGAGACCCGGGGCCTGGCCAAGCCGGTCAGCCGTTGGTCGAAAGTCTCGATCGGCGCCATCTCCATGGGGCAGGAGATCGGGATCTCCGCAGTGCAGCTTGCGGCGATGGTCTCCACCATCGCCAACGACGGGCTCTACACGCCGCCGCGGATCGTGGCCGGCAGCACGCCGTCGAATGCGCCGCTGCAGCGCGTCGCCTTCCACGTCCCCAAGCAACGCCGCGTGATCTCGCCCCTCACCGCGGTCGAGATGAAAAAGATGCTGGAGAGCGTGGTGCTGCACGGCACCGGCCGCAAGGCGCTGCTCGACGGTTACACCTCGGCGGGCAAGACCGGCACCGCGCAGAAGGTTGATCCTGCGACCGGGGCGTATTCGAAGTCGAAGTACATCGGCTCATTTGCGGGGTTTGCGCCGGTCAACGAACCGGCGATCACGGTGGTGGTGATCATCGATTCGGCGCAGGGGCTGCACCAGGGCGGACAGGTGGCCGCGCCGGTGTGGACGCGGGTGACGCAGCAGGTGCTCGCCTACCTGAATGTCCCGCAGGACGCCGACGCAAGGAATTCGCCGCAGCGGCGCATGCTGCTGGCGAAGGTCAAGGACGAAGACCTGGACGAGAGCTCGCCGGACCGGCTGGGCGGCGGCGCGGAGATCGTGGACGCGGAAGCAGCTCCGACGCCGGAGGTCAAGGTCCCGGCCAAAGTGCCGAGCCCGGAGGTCGCGGCTACTGCGAAGGTCTTGAACGTGGCCCTGAAGACGCGCTCACCGGCGCCATCCGGACCTGCTCCGCCATTGACCGCGCCTGCCGGCCCGCCGATGCAGACATCCGGGACGGTCGTCGTGGACACCGAGGGCGGCGTGATCGTGCCGTCGCTGCTGGGGAAGGGAGTGCGCAGCGCGCTGGAGATCGCGCAGCAGACGGGGATCGAGATCGACGTGGTGGGCAATGGCATCGCGCGCGAACAGATGCCGCCGCCCGGCAGCCGCATCCCGGCCGGCGGACACGTGGCCGTCAGATTCTCGCGATGA
- the rsmH gene encoding 16S rRNA (cytosine(1402)-N(4))-methyltransferase RsmH, with protein MADEDSGEFNHAPRGGHGENESSGHVSVLLQEAIDFLAVKRGGTYIDATLGAGGHSYEIARRLGAQGHLIGFDKDTAALEIARKRLSQPPPHFEGNWPEVTLVHASFAEVSERVAPKSADGLLADLGLSSFQLADAQRGFSFQAEGPLDMRMDPRGERTADQVVNRMDERELADLIYEFGEERRSRRIARAIVRSRPIRTTAHLAQVISAAARPMNPADRRIHPATRTFQAIRIHVNRELEDLEALLASAPRVLRPGGRLVLISFHSLEDRKVKDSLREGAKQGLYRLLTKKPVTATEEEIDRNPRSRSAKLRAAERL; from the coding sequence GTGGCGGACGAGGATTCTGGGGAATTCAACCACGCCCCACGGGGCGGACATGGCGAGAACGAAAGCAGTGGCCATGTTTCGGTTCTTTTACAAGAAGCGATCGATTTCCTGGCCGTAAAGCGCGGCGGGACCTATATCGACGCGACACTGGGCGCTGGCGGGCACAGTTACGAAATCGCAAGACGCCTCGGCGCACAGGGTCATTTGATTGGCTTCGATAAGGACACCGCGGCGCTGGAGATCGCCCGCAAGCGTTTGAGCCAGCCTCCCCCGCATTTTGAGGGGAACTGGCCCGAGGTCACGCTGGTGCACGCCTCCTTCGCGGAGGTGAGCGAGCGCGTCGCGCCGAAGTCGGCAGACGGGCTGCTGGCCGACCTGGGGCTCAGCTCTTTCCAGTTGGCCGACGCGCAGCGGGGATTCAGTTTTCAGGCGGAAGGACCGCTCGACATGCGCATGGACCCGCGCGGCGAGCGTACCGCCGATCAAGTGGTAAATCGGATGGACGAGCGCGAGCTCGCCGATCTGATTTACGAATTCGGTGAGGAAAGGAGGTCGCGGAGAATCGCCAGAGCCATTGTCCGGTCGCGGCCGATACGAACTACCGCTCATCTCGCGCAAGTTATATCGGCCGCGGCCCGGCCAATGAATCCGGCCGATCGCCGCATCCATCCCGCGACTCGAACTTTCCAAGCGATCCGAATTCACGTGAACCGAGAGCTGGAAGACCTGGAGGCGCTGCTGGCAAGCGCGCCCCGGGTCCTCAGGCCGGGAGGAAGGCTGGTCCTGATCAGCTTCCACTCGCTGGAAGACAGGAAAGTCAAGGACAGCCTGCGCGAAGGCGCAAAACAGGGTTTGTACCGGCTGCTGACCAAAAAGCCGGTGACGGCCACGGAAGAGGAGATCGATCGCAATCCTCGCAGCAGGAGCGCGAAATTACGGGCGGCAGAAAGGCTGTAG
- a CDS encoding transketolase has protein sequence MALTNSKTGKKIRDYTISELVENANLMRGYDLVALAAAGSGHAGGTLSIMDIAAALYLKVADHDPQNPDWEDRDRIIWSTGHKAPSLYLGLAFAGYFPKEDVVTLRKLYSPFQGHPHWVKLPGVEASTGSLGQGLSIAVGIALAAKLNDRKHTTFCIMGDGEQQEGQIWEAAMEAGHYKLNNLVGIIDCNRLQIDGFVSDVMSIDPLAAKYKAFNWDVTRINGHDMAQVVEALEQGKRQTERPLLIIADTVKGKGVSFCENIAGWHGKAPNQDEMVKGLTELGLLEEVPYKELLEKAKAYQVEVEKKLSAKMPKFRRNYWWNADSKMKADMKPTRLGFGQSLAANGGDERVVALGLDISGSITISEFYANNPERKKRWLSMGIAEQSATGVAAGLAREGKLPVFGTYATFAASRNLDQVRTSVCYGNFNVLVAGAHGGVSVGPDGATHQALEDIFAMQGLPNMVVCVPCDVVETRKATDYLLLKHVGPKYLRFAREATPIVTTDKTPFVFGKANVIRLRREAEKFIDAFETVLAADYDNEHEDLAIIACGPMVPEAMRAAYILKQDFGYETRVVNLHTLKPIDVAAILRAGRETGVVVTAEEHQIGALAWRVSSVLTESEELYGVPLITGAIGVKDRFGDSGAPWELIKEFEVSAEHIAQKAVSLMEVKKKGLRDQRALATASR, from the coding sequence ATGGCTCTTACTAACTCCAAGACTGGCAAGAAGATACGGGATTACACCATCAGCGAACTGGTGGAGAACGCAAACCTCATGCGCGGCTATGACCTGGTGGCGCTCGCGGCCGCGGGTTCAGGCCACGCCGGGGGCACGCTGTCCATCATGGACATCGCCGCCGCCCTGTACCTCAAGGTGGCCGATCACGATCCACAGAACCCCGATTGGGAGGACCGCGACCGCATCATCTGGTCCACCGGGCACAAGGCGCCGAGCCTGTACCTCGGCCTGGCGTTTGCCGGCTACTTTCCGAAAGAGGATGTGGTCACGTTGCGCAAACTGTATTCCCCCTTCCAGGGGCATCCGCACTGGGTGAAGCTGCCGGGCGTGGAGGCCTCGACCGGATCGCTGGGTCAGGGACTGAGCATCGCCGTGGGGATCGCGCTGGCCGCCAAGCTGAACGACAGGAAGCACACCACCTTCTGCATCATGGGCGACGGCGAGCAGCAGGAAGGACAGATCTGGGAAGCGGCCATGGAGGCCGGGCACTACAAGCTCAACAATCTGGTCGGCATCATCGACTGCAATCGGCTGCAGATCGACGGGTTCGTGTCGGACGTGATGAGCATCGATCCCCTGGCGGCCAAGTACAAGGCGTTCAACTGGGATGTCACCCGCATCAACGGGCACGACATGGCGCAGGTGGTGGAGGCGCTGGAGCAGGGCAAACGGCAAACCGAACGGCCGTTGCTGATCATTGCCGACACGGTAAAGGGCAAGGGCGTCAGCTTCTGCGAGAACATCGCGGGCTGGCACGGCAAGGCGCCGAACCAGGACGAGATGGTCAAGGGACTGACCGAGCTCGGGCTGCTGGAAGAAGTCCCGTACAAGGAATTGCTGGAAAAAGCCAAGGCGTACCAGGTGGAGGTGGAAAAAAAGCTGAGCGCTAAGATGCCCAAGTTCCGCCGCAACTACTGGTGGAACGCCGACTCGAAGATGAAGGCGGATATGAAGCCGACGCGGCTGGGCTTCGGCCAGTCGCTGGCGGCGAATGGAGGCGACGAGCGCGTGGTGGCGCTGGGGCTGGACATCTCCGGATCCATCACCATCAGCGAGTTCTACGCCAACAATCCCGAGCGCAAGAAGAGATGGCTCTCGATGGGCATCGCCGAGCAGTCGGCGACTGGGGTAGCGGCCGGATTGGCTAGGGAAGGGAAGCTGCCGGTCTTCGGTACCTACGCGACCTTCGCCGCCTCGCGCAACCTCGACCAAGTGCGCACGTCCGTCTGCTACGGAAACTTCAATGTCTTGGTAGCGGGAGCGCACGGCGGCGTATCGGTGGGGCCGGACGGGGCCACGCACCAGGCGCTGGAGGATATTTTTGCCATGCAGGGCCTGCCCAACATGGTGGTCTGCGTGCCCTGCGATGTCGTGGAGACGCGCAAGGCGACCGACTACCTGCTGCTGAAGCACGTGGGGCCGAAGTACTTGCGCTTTGCGCGCGAGGCCACGCCCATCGTGACCACCGATAAAACACCGTTCGTGTTCGGCAAGGCCAACGTCATCCGCCTGCGGCGGGAAGCGGAAAAATTCATCGACGCCTTCGAAACGGTGCTCGCCGCCGACTACGACAACGAGCACGAGGACCTCGCCATCATCGCCTGCGGTCCCATGGTGCCGGAAGCCATGCGGGCCGCCTACATCCTGAAGCAGGACTTCGGCTATGAGACGCGTGTCGTGAACCTGCACACGCTGAAGCCGATCGACGTCGCCGCCATCCTGCGCGCGGGAAGGGAGACGGGCGTGGTGGTCACGGCCGAAGAGCACCAGATCGGTGCGCTGGCCTGGCGCGTCAGCAGCGTGCTCACCGAGAGCGAAGAGCTTTACGGCGTGCCCCTGATCACCGGCGCCATCGGGGTGAAGGACCGCTTCGGGGACAGCGGCGCGCCCTGGGAACTGATCAAGGAGTTCGAAGTGAGCGCCGAGCACATCGCGCAGAAGGCGGTGTCGCTGATGGAGGTCAAGAAGAAGGGCCTGCGCGACCAGCGCGCCCTGGCCACGGCGAGCCGCTAA
- a CDS encoding Zn-ribbon domain-containing OB-fold protein, which produces MAKAASVRKKTTPIVAGAAPKPQRVRGPKPVYDKVRLPESDQGAVVFRTDPLVVKDHYEIDYIHSYAEDSPFFTGLAQGKLMASECTKCHYRFATPRASCMECGGRTRWIELPLQGRVHTWTTCHFGSEAFLKETPFNLALIEFEGVNTLFLSRVIGVGQEGMKVGMPVKAKFRRLAQFKPTDVYFVPSEKA; this is translated from the coding sequence ATGGCCAAAGCAGCATCTGTGCGCAAAAAGACCACGCCAATCGTGGCCGGGGCAGCTCCCAAACCGCAGCGCGTCCGCGGCCCCAAGCCGGTCTACGACAAGGTGCGGCTGCCGGAGAGCGACCAGGGCGCGGTCGTCTTCCGCACCGATCCCCTGGTCGTCAAGGACCATTACGAGATCGATTACATCCACAGCTATGCCGAGGACTCGCCCTTCTTCACCGGGCTGGCGCAAGGCAAGCTGATGGCCAGCGAGTGCACCAAGTGCCACTACCGTTTCGCCACGCCGCGCGCGTCCTGCATGGAATGTGGCGGGCGCACGCGCTGGATCGAGCTACCCCTCCAAGGCCGCGTGCACACCTGGACGACGTGCCACTTCGGGTCGGAGGCTTTTCTGAAGGAGACACCGTTCAACCTTGCATTGATCGAGTTTGAGGGGGTGAACACCCTGTTCCTGAGCCGCGTCATCGGCGTGGGGCAGGAGGGAATGAAGGTCGGCATGCCGGTGAAAGCCAAGTTTCGGCGGCTGGCTCAATTCAAGCCCACCGACGTCTACTTCGTGCCAAGTGAGAAGGCGTGA
- a CDS encoding division/cell wall cluster transcriptional repressor MraZ: MFRGNHPTRVDEKGRLKIPAEFKRVLDEKYAGAEFYITSLDGKVAQVYPFEEWQRIEEKLARLSNFNPTKKKLLQRTNYFGQVVEMDGQGRVLMPALLREAADLKGEVAVLGNLTYLEVRNMEQFRKEMAENPFTAEDEKTLDELGI; the protein is encoded by the coding sequence ATGTTTCGCGGCAATCATCCAACTCGCGTCGACGAAAAGGGGCGGCTCAAGATCCCCGCGGAATTCAAGCGCGTGTTGGACGAGAAGTATGCCGGCGCCGAATTTTACATCACCAGCCTGGATGGGAAGGTTGCTCAAGTGTATCCGTTCGAAGAGTGGCAGCGCATCGAGGAGAAGCTGGCGCGCCTGTCGAACTTCAACCCGACCAAGAAAAAGCTTTTGCAGCGGACAAATTATTTCGGGCAGGTGGTGGAGATGGACGGCCAAGGGCGCGTCCTGATGCCGGCGCTGTTGCGGGAAGCGGCCGACCTGAAAGGCGAGGTCGCGGTGCTGGGCAACCTGACGTACCTGGAAGTTCGCAACATGGAGCAGTTCCGCAAGGAGATGGCAGAGAACCCGTTCACGGCTGAGGATGAAAAGACTCTCGACGAACTGGGCATCTAG
- a CDS encoding thiolase domain-containing protein (Catalyzes the synthesis of acetoacetyl coenzyme A from two molecules of acetyl coenzyme A. It can also act as a thiolase, catalyzing the reverse reaction and generating two-carbon units from the four-carbon product of fatty acid oxidation) has product MRPVYMISGGLTKFTKAEPRKSFRSMVKEAFDYARHDCPRLKRDRIDGTVVSYFSDHFTRQLMAGIMAVDTCGLVPKPTIRVEGGGATGGLCFQEAWRHVASGWMDCVVAMGFETMSHVNTWKGNEFIALASDTNFDYPVGGFYSGYYAMMVVRHMHEFGTTVEQMAKVSVKNHRNALYNKWAQHHYDITVEDVRRSPMVAYPLTMLDICTMSDGAAVAILASEKVAEKYCENPVKILGVGQGSDAMRMADRPHGEVPLLKHEDPRWYKDLKYPGVHSFRAGRMASKMAYEKAGIDDPREELDFVELHDAYTSSEIQTYEDMGLCRYGEGGKYIDAGHPELTGALPVNPSGGLIACGHPVGATGLMQAVFAFWQLQGSIAKHNDGDATIQVKQKRGRDRRKLRGAIHSHAGTGTYVTVSIMESTSSPVPFQGD; this is encoded by the coding sequence ATGCGACCCGTCTACATGATCTCCGGGGGCCTGACCAAGTTCACCAAGGCCGAGCCGCGGAAATCGTTCCGCAGCATGGTCAAGGAAGCCTTCGATTACGCTAGGCACGACTGCCCGCGGCTGAAGCGCGACCGCATTGACGGCACGGTGGTCAGCTATTTCAGCGATCACTTCACCCGCCAGCTCATGGCCGGGATCATGGCTGTGGACACCTGCGGCCTGGTGCCCAAGCCCACCATCCGGGTCGAGGGCGGCGGCGCGACCGGCGGGTTGTGCTTCCAGGAGGCCTGGCGGCACGTGGCTTCCGGCTGGATGGACTGCGTGGTGGCCATGGGCTTCGAGACCATGTCCCATGTCAACACCTGGAAGGGCAACGAGTTCATCGCCTTGGCCAGCGACACCAACTTCGATTACCCGGTCGGCGGCTTCTACAGCGGCTACTACGCCATGATGGTGGTGCGGCACATGCACGAGTTCGGCACCACCGTGGAGCAGATGGCCAAGGTGAGCGTGAAGAACCACCGCAACGCGCTGTACAACAAGTGGGCGCAACACCATTACGACATCACGGTGGAGGACGTGCGCCGTTCGCCCATGGTGGCGTACCCGCTGACCATGCTCGACATCTGCACCATGTCAGACGGGGCAGCGGTGGCCATCCTGGCCAGCGAAAAGGTGGCGGAAAAGTACTGCGAAAACCCGGTGAAGATCCTGGGCGTGGGGCAGGGCTCTGACGCCATGCGCATGGCCGACCGTCCGCATGGCGAGGTGCCGCTGCTCAAGCACGAAGACCCGCGCTGGTATAAAGACTTGAAGTATCCCGGTGTGCACAGTTTCCGGGCCGGGCGCATGGCCTCCAAGATGGCCTATGAAAAGGCCGGTATCGATGACCCGCGCGAGGAACTGGACTTCGTCGAACTGCACGATGCGTACACCTCCAGCGAGATCCAGACCTATGAGGACATGGGGCTGTGCCGCTATGGCGAGGGCGGCAAATACATTGATGCGGGCCACCCCGAACTGACCGGCGCGCTGCCGGTGAACCCCTCGGGCGGGCTGATCGCTTGCGGACATCCCGTGGGCGCCACCGGCCTGATGCAGGCGGTGTTCGCGTTCTGGCAGCTGCAGGGCTCGATCGCCAAGCACAACGACGGCGACGCCACCATCCAGGTGAAGCAGAAGCGGGGCCGCGACCGGCGCAAGCTGCGGGGCGCCATTCACAGCCACGCCGGTACCGGAACCTACGTCACGGTCAGCATCATGGAAAGCACCAGCAGCCCAGTCCCGTTCCAGGGCGATTAG
- a CDS encoding ATP-binding protein — protein sequence MPEQSLPTCEFYADNLKVKMDMVFPAEVTRLSEVIDGFMKIVTAMKCACGHEQDVELAMREALTNAIIHGAAGDPARKVECCVACDDVHGMLVVVRDPGQGFDPDSLPNPCVGENVYSEHGRGVFLINQLMDHVEYKRGGTEIHMRKFPVPATVKNCGQ from the coding sequence ATGCCGGAACAATCGCTGCCCACGTGCGAGTTTTACGCCGATAACCTCAAGGTCAAGATGGATATGGTGTTCCCGGCCGAGGTCACCCGGCTTTCCGAGGTGATCGACGGCTTCATGAAGATCGTGACGGCGATGAAATGCGCCTGCGGGCACGAACAGGACGTCGAGCTGGCCATGCGGGAGGCGCTGACCAACGCCATCATCCATGGCGCCGCGGGCGATCCCGCGCGCAAGGTGGAATGTTGCGTGGCTTGCGACGACGTGCACGGGATGCTGGTGGTAGTGCGCGATCCCGGGCAGGGCTTCGATCCCGACAGCCTGCCCAACCCGTGCGTGGGCGAGAATGTTTATTCGGAGCACGGCCGCGGCGTCTTTCTCATCAATCAGCTCATGGACCACGTGGAGTACAAGCGCGGCGGGACCGAGATCCACATGCGCAAGTTCCCCGTGCCGGCGACCGTGAAAAACTGCGGACAGTAG